One genomic segment of Choristoneura fumiferana chromosome Z, NRCan_CFum_1, whole genome shotgun sequence includes these proteins:
- the Rab7 gene encoding RAS oncogene family member Rab7 yields MSSRRKVLLKVIILGDSGVGKTSLMNQFVNKKFSNQYKATIGADFLTKEVIVDDRIVTMQIWDTAGQERFQSLGVAFYRGADCCVLVFDVTAPNTFKSLESWRDEFLIQASPRDPENFPFLILGNKVDLENRAVTLKRAQQWCQSKNDIPFYETSAKEAVNVELAFQEIARRALAQETETELYNEFPDQIKLNANDYSRDRERDSCAC; encoded by the coding sequence ATGTCTTCAAGGCGAAAGGTACTCTTAAAAGTAATCATCTTGGGCGATAGTGGCGTGGGCAAGACGTCGCTCATGAACCAGTTCGTGAACAAAAAATTTTCTAACCAGTACAAGGCAACAATAGGCGCAGATTTTCTCACGAAGGAGGTAATCGTCGATGATAGGATCGTTACAATGCAGATTTGGGATACAGCTGGGCAGGAGCGCTTCCAGTCACTCGGAGTAGCTTTCTACCGCGGGGCGGATTGTTGCGTCTTAGTGTTTGACGTAACTGCCCCGAACACTTTTAAGTCCTTGGAGAGTTGGAGAGATGAATTTCTCATACAAGCTTCGCCGCGTGATCCTGAGAACTTCCCTTTCCTAATATTAGGTAATAAGGTTGATTTGGAAAACCGTGCTGTGACTCTCAAGCGTGCACAACAATGGTGTCAGAGCAAAAATGACATCCCATTCTACGAGACAAGTGCCAAAGAAGCTGTAAACGTGGAACTAGCCTTTCAGGAAATAGCCCGCCGCGCTCTGGCCCAGGAGACAGAGACAGAGCTGTACAACGAGTTCCCAGATCAGATAAAGTTGAATGCCAACGACTACAGCCGGGACCGGGAGAGGGACTCCTGCGCTTGCTAG